AAACCTTACCCTGTTCGGAATACTTCCGCCATATTTATCCGTGCGCTGGTTGGTATCCGGGTGCAGGAACTGTTCCATCAGGTATCCATTGGCTGCATGCAGTTCAACGCCGTCAAAACCCGCTTCAATCGCCTGTCTCGCTGCTTTCACATGCAGCTGCACCATCTCCTGTACCTCTGCTGTGCTCATCGCCCGTGGTGTACCATAAGGCTGGTACCCTTGTGCGGCCGTCCAGATCTCTCCATTGGCTGCAATGGCGGAAGGTGCCACTATGCGCGTCTTTGCCGGCATGTTAGCAGGGTGGGAGATCCTGCCGGTATGCATAATCTGTAAAAAGATCTTACCCTCATTGGCATGTACCGCCTCCGTTACCTTTTTCCATCCTGCTACCTGGGCTTTGCTATAAATTCCTGGCATGTGCGCATGCCCCATACCGCTTTCCACGGGGCTGGTGCCTTCGGCTATAATAAGCCCGGCACCTGCCCGACGGCTGTAATACTCTACCATCAGATCATTAGGAACCCCATCATTGACCCGACGTTGATGGACCATCAGTTCATGCTGTTGCCCCTCCCCATCATTGACACGGCGTTTTATTGCAGCCGGAGCCATCACGACTTTATTAGAAAGGGCGTATTTGCCTATGCTTGATTGTGTAAATAATGCAGGATACATATTAGAATGATCGTTCTGAAAATGGTCAAAAAATTTTTATCGCCTGATACTGTTTAAAATATGATCAGTTAGCTGATCAATTAACTGTTTATCATTGAATAACACATCCATCATCCAGATAGAGCTGAAACTGCTGTACAGGAAACGGGCCATCAAACCAGGGTCTTTATCCGCGGGTATTTCACCCATCTGTTTAGCCTTTTCAAGTAGTTCCTGCAAAACATGAATAAGTTCCAATGCCTGGTGTTTCACAAGATCTTTGATTTCCTGGTCCATGGATGCCAGTTCAAAAGAGGTCTTTACCATCAGGCAACTCTGTCCTTCCTTTCTGTTTGAAATAGCTTTGCGTACAATGTGTTCAACAGCGGCAACCGGGGAGCAGACCTCGCAGCATTGTTTATAGTCTTTCAGTGCCTGTTTGGCGTAGTTGGAAAGACATTGCTGAAAGAGGGCATGCTTGTCGCCATAAGTATCATATATAGAGGCTCGGTTCAGTTGCATGCCATCCACGAGGTCCTGCATGGAAGTCGCGTTGTACCCCTTTTGCCAAAAGAGGTCTCTTGCTTTTTCCAGCCTTTCTTCAGGATCGAATGCTTTGTTACGTGCCATGATGGTGCAAAAATACAATTGTAGAATGAATGTTCCAAAAAAAATAAAACAGGAATATTCCATTTTAAATTTATGCCGGCCCCAGGTCTTTGTCAACTTACCAACTGCCCCGGGATTTGGTCATTTTTAATTAAAATTGTTCCTCCGTCATAAAGAACCTGTTCCTTTTTGTAGAAACCAGTCTACAATCATTTGAAAATCATTATCGTAGAGTTTGCCTATCAAAAACCCACTACCAATAAGCCATTCATCAGCATATGAGAATTGGCACAGCCACAGTGGCCCTTTTTTTGTCTCTCTCCCAGTAATTAATTGTTGAACCTAAAAAAGTTAGACATGAAAAGACTAAGTTA
This window of the Chitinophaga sancti genome carries:
- a CDS encoding alkene reductase codes for the protein MYPALFTQSSIGKYALSNKVVMAPAAIKRRVNDGEGQQHELMVHQRRVNDGVPNDLMVEYYSRRAGAGLIIAEGTSPVESGMGHAHMPGIYSKAQVAGWKKVTEAVHANEGKIFLQIMHTGRISHPANMPAKTRIVAPSAIAANGEIWTAAQGYQPYGTPRAMSTAEVQEMVQLHVKAARQAIEAGFDGVELHAANGYLMEQFLHPDTNQRTDKYGGSIPNRVRFILETVAAVSAAIGKDRTGIRLSPYSKVNDLQHHGQIDATYEYLVDALDTLSLSYIHVVDGHSLGEPEIPAILLAGIRARFNGPLILNGNFDALKAEDTLRSGLADFVAFEQPCSSGVKLSGPRMSADCLS
- a CDS encoding TetR/AcrR family transcriptional regulator; amino-acid sequence: MARNKAFDPEERLEKARDLFWQKGYNATSMQDLVDGMQLNRASIYDTYGDKHALFQQCLSNYAKQALKDYKQCCEVCSPVAAVEHIVRKAISNRKEGQSCLMVKTSFELASMDQEIKDLVKHQALELIHVLQELLEKAKQMGEIPADKDPGLMARFLYSSFSSIWMMDVLFNDKQLIDQLTDHILNSIRR